DNA from Cyanobacteria bacterium FACHB-DQ100:
TGATTTTCGGCAGTTTGAAGGCGTGGTATATCAGTGAGTTGAAACATAGGGTTATGGCAAAGTATCGTTCTATTCTGGCACTTGTTTTTTGCACGATCATGGCGATCGTCATGGTGGGCTGTAGCAGTCCGACAGCAGTTAAGCCAACTTACACTCCGGAGAAGATTGCAGAGATTCAGAGCTATGCAAAAGATTTGAGCGAGTTGAGCGATCGCTTACCTGAATTACAAAATCTGATTCAGCAAGAGGATTTCATCTTTGCGCGGAACTTTATTCATGGGCCCTTGGGTGAGATCCGCGTGATTATGAGCCGAGTTGCGGGCAGTTTGTTGCCGAATGAGCAGAAGCCAGCCCGCGAGCTGGCAAAACAGATTGCAAACGATTTGGTGGAGATCGATCAAGCCTCGGCATCGAATAACTATAAGGAAGCGATTCGCTACTATGGGGAAACGGTGAAGGATTTAGAAGCGCTCACCAAGTTGATTCCACAAGGTTAAGCGAAAGGGGGCGAAGGATGAATTCTCAAGTTGTT
Protein-coding regions in this window:
- the psbQ gene encoding photosystem II protein PsbQ, which translates into the protein MAKYRSILALVFCTIMAIVMVGCSSPTAVKPTYTPEKIAEIQSYAKDLSELSDRLPELQNLIQQEDFIFARNFIHGPLGEIRVIMSRVAGSLLPNEQKPARELAKQIANDLVEIDQASASNNYKEAIRYYGETVKDLEALTKLIPQG